The Manihot esculenta cultivar AM560-2 chromosome 1, M.esculenta_v8, whole genome shotgun sequence genome has a window encoding:
- the LOC110616437 gene encoding protein GRAVITROPIC IN THE LIGHT 1: MTEMIDGTSPTPKAPPISEMFQKFALAFKTKTFEFFAEETAADDPSDVDGFSLLDSAEDFIPNQKVIILKPDQPIYQNSASSPTPSTSREPPQLSHQSTIDKPTEQSQIKPLNAQFVQTLICSVFATVSSFEASYLQLQTAHVPFNEEGIKAADEALVSHLQSLSDFKHFYGDMCRNPDSGAALPIGSCLEAQVQENQSKLRVLGIVSDHLQAEIDRKDNDVSALRKKLSDLQKSNFKLAKRLSGNSNLPSSCDVLLSVRVFDSVLNDAYRAMHKFTKILIDLMRKAGWDLDLAANSVHADIEYAKTGHNRYAFLSYVCLGMFQGFHLKRFGLDEGDAQILCNGHISDSVKTRSSLKELLEHVSSSPVELLHRNPNCEFSKFCEKKYQELVHPTMESSIFSNLDHNEVILSSWRSLRIFYESFVDMASAVWTLHKLAFSFDPVVEIFQVEKGVDFSMVYMDDVTRRCPFPAKTRMKVGFTVVPGFKIGRRVIQSQVYLCCCTE; encoded by the coding sequence ATGACAGAAATGATAGATGGCACCTCACCGACTCCCAAAGCCCCACCAATCTCTGAAATGTTCCAGAAGTTCGCCCTCGCTTTCAAGACCAAAACCTTCGAATTCTTCGCCGAGGAGACTGCCGCCGATGACCCCTCCGATGTCGATGGTTTCTCCCTCCTTGACTCCGCCGAAGATTTTATTCCCAATCAGAAAGTTATTATCCTAAAGCCCGATCAACCCATCTATCAAAATTCAGCAAGCTCTCCAACTCCCTCGACATCGAGGGAGCCTCCACAATTATCTCACCAATCGACTATAGATAAGCCTACGGAGCAGTCCCAGATCAAGCCTTTAAACGCCCAGTTCGTTCAAACTTTGATTTGTTCCGTATTTGCGACGGTTTCTTCGTTTGAAGCTTCGTATCTGCAGCTACAGACTGCTCATGTGCCTTTTAATGAAGAGGGTATAAAGGCAGCGGATGAAGCTCTGGTTTCGCATCTTCAGAGTCTATCTGATTTCAAGCATTTCTATGGGGATATGTGTAGGAATCCTGACTCTGGAGCAGCTTTGCCTATTGGGTCGTGCTTGGAAGCTCAAGTACAGGAAAATCAAAGCAAGCTGAGAGTACTGGGGATTGTGTCGGACCATTTACAAGCAGAGATTGATCGAAAAGATAACGACGTTTCGGCTTTAAGGAAGAAATTGAGCGACTTACAAAAGTCTAATTTCAAGTTGGCAAAGAGATTATCTGGTAATTCAAATTTGCCTTCGTCTTGTGATGTTTTGTTGTCTGTTAGGGTTTTCGATTCTGTGTTAAATGATGCTTATAGAGCTATGCATAAATTCACTAAGATTTTGATAGATTTAATGAGAAAAGCTGGGTGGGATTTGGATTTGGCAGCGAATTCAGTTCATGCTGATATTGAATATGCAAAAACAGGGCATAATCGCTATGCTTTTCTCTCATATGTATGTTTGGGCATGTTTCAAGGTTTTCATTTAAAGAGGTTTGGTTTGGATGAGGGTGATGCCCAAATCCTTTGTAATGGGCATATTTCTGATTCTGTTAAGACTCGCAGTTCATTGAAGGAGTTGCTTGAGCATGTGTCTAGCAGTCCTGTGGAGTTGCTACATAGGAATCCTAACTgtgaattttcaaaattttgtgAAAAGAAGTATCAAGAACTTGTTCATCCGACAATGGAATCATCCATTTTCAGCAATTTGGATCATAATGAAGTTATTTTGAGTTCATGGAGGTCACTTCGAATATTCTATGAGTCATTTGTTGACATGGCTAGTGCTGTATGGACGCTTCATAAGCTAGCATTTTCATTTGATCCTGTTGTTGAGATTTTCCAGGTGGAAAAAGGGGTTGATTTTTCAATGGTGTACATGGATGATGTAACTAGAAGATGTCCCTTCCCAGCTAAAACCCGGATGAAGGTTGGGTTCACAGTAGTTCCAGGATTTAAGATTGGGAGAAGAGTTATTCAGTCACAAGTCTATTTATGTTGCTGTACAGAATAG
- the LOC110628818 gene encoding protein RGF1 INDUCIBLE TRANSCRIPTION FACTOR 1, which translates to MLVSSHLLPHWLQVLLTEKFFNACIIHEEAKKNEKNIYCLDCCISICPHCLSPHSSHRLLQIRRYVYHDVIRLGDAQKLFDCALVQSYTTNSAKVVFLNPRPQTRQFRGSGNVCGNCDRSLQDPYLFCSLSCKIDCIVKTKGVGGLSSFLFDCKFLSLPESGSDDGLMTPDSVLEPAASNRTSSSSGGYGGVGCRTLACTATTEIVRKKRSSLSACRPIFPRISEISAGLMNRRKKTPNRAPLY; encoded by the exons ATG TTGGTTTCTTCGCACCTACTTCCTCACTGGCTCCAAGTTCTTCTCACGGAGAAGTTCTTCAACGCTTGCATAATTCACGAAGAAGCAAAGAAGAATGAAAAGAACATATATTGCTTAGACTGTTGCATCAGTATCTGCCCTCACTGCTTATCTCCTCACAGCTCTCACCGACTCTTGCAG ATAAGAAGGTATGTATATCATGATGTTATAAGGTTGGGCGACGCTCAGAAGCTGTTCGACTGTGCTTTAGTTCAA TCCTACACCACTAACAGTGCAAAAGTGGTATTTTTAAACCCAAGGCCTCAAACAAGACAATTCAGGGGCTCCGGCAACGTCTGCGGAAACTGTGACAGAAGTCTACAAGACCCTTATCTCTTCTGCTCGCTTTCCTGCAAG ATTGACTGTATCGTTAAAACAAAAGGTGTGGGCGGGCTCTCAAGTTTTCTCTTTGATTGCAAGTTCTTGTCCTTACCCGAGTCGGGTTCAGACGACGGTTTGATGACTCCGGACTCGGTGCTTGAACCGGCCGCGTCAAACCGGACATCTTCTAGTTCAGGTGGGTATGGAGGGGTTGGGTGCAGGACGCTTGCGTGCACTGCTACCACTGAGATTGTAAGAAAGAAACGAAGTAGTTTATCGGCTTGCCGGCCAATATTCCCACGGATATCAGAAATATCGGCGGGTTTGATGAACCGGAGAAAGAAGACTCCTAACCGTGCTCCGCTCTACTGA
- the LOC110620212 gene encoding vesicle-associated protein 1-3 isoform X1, giving the protein MTTGDLLDIQPTELKFPFELKKQSSCSMQLTNKSDKYVAFKVKTTNPKKYSVRPNTGVILPGTTCNVSVTMQAQKEAPHDMQCRDKFLLQSVAAPEGATTKDITADMFNKEDGKVVEESKLGVVYIPANPPSPVLEESEEGSSPRASVLENDDQDSSLFEDVSRSCVESKEKSSEVLSMISKLTEEKASALRENQKLRQEVEKMRKQISKNRAGGYSSLFVLLVGSLGILVGYLMKRT; this is encoded by the exons ATGACCACTGGAGATCTTCTCGACATTCAACCAACTGAACTCAAATTCCCAT TTGAATTGAAGAAGCAGAGTTCATGTTCTATGCAATTGACTAACAAGTCAGACAAGTATGTTGCCTTTAAG GTTAAAACGACCAATCCCAAGAAATACTCTGTTCGTCCCAACACTGGCGTCATTTTGCCTGGGACCACTTGCAATGTTTCAG TTACAATGCAAGCTCAAAAGGAGGCACCCCATGATATGCAGTGCAGGGACAAATTCCTTCTTCAGAGTGTTGCTGCTCCTGAGGGTGCAACCACAAAAGATATAACTGCAGATATG TTTAATAAGGAGGATGGTAAGGTTGTTGAGGAGTCCAAATTGGGTGTAGTCTACATCCCTGCTAATCCTCCCTCACCTGTCTTGGAAGAATCTGAAGAAGGGTCCTCTCCGAGGGCTTCTGTGCTTGAGAATGATGATCAAGATTCATCCTTATTTGAAGAT GTATCCAGATCTTGTGTGGAGTCTAAAGAGAAATCTTCAGAG GTATTGTCAATGATTTCGAAGTTAACTGAAGAGAAAGCTTCTGCTCTGAGGGAAAATCAAAAGCTACGGCAAGAAGTT GAAAAGATGAGAAAACAAATTAGCAAAAATCGTGCTGGTGGCTACTCTTCATTGTTTGTATTGCTGGTTGGTTCATTAGGCATCCTGGTTGGTTATCTTATGAAGAGAACGTAG
- the LOC110620212 gene encoding vesicle-associated protein 1-3 isoform X2 codes for MLPLRLKRPIPRNTLFVPTLASFCLGPLAMFQLVIFAYDIILHVNLVTMQAQKEAPHDMQCRDKFLLQSVAAPEGATTKDITADMFNKEDGKVVEESKLGVVYIPANPPSPVLEESEEGSSPRASVLENDDQDSSLFEDVSRSCVESKEKSSEVLSMISKLTEEKASALRENQKLRQEVEKMRKQISKNRAGGYSSLFVLLVGSLGILVGYLMKRT; via the exons ATGTTGCCTTTAAG GTTAAAACGACCAATCCCAAGAAATACTCTGTTCGTCCCAACACTGGCGTCATTTTGCCTGGGACCACTTGCAATGTTTCAG CTGGTGATTTTTGCGTATGATATAATTCTACATGTAAATCTTG TTACAATGCAAGCTCAAAAGGAGGCACCCCATGATATGCAGTGCAGGGACAAATTCCTTCTTCAGAGTGTTGCTGCTCCTGAGGGTGCAACCACAAAAGATATAACTGCAGATATG TTTAATAAGGAGGATGGTAAGGTTGTTGAGGAGTCCAAATTGGGTGTAGTCTACATCCCTGCTAATCCTCCCTCACCTGTCTTGGAAGAATCTGAAGAAGGGTCCTCTCCGAGGGCTTCTGTGCTTGAGAATGATGATCAAGATTCATCCTTATTTGAAGAT GTATCCAGATCTTGTGTGGAGTCTAAAGAGAAATCTTCAGAG GTATTGTCAATGATTTCGAAGTTAACTGAAGAGAAAGCTTCTGCTCTGAGGGAAAATCAAAAGCTACGGCAAGAAGTT GAAAAGATGAGAAAACAAATTAGCAAAAATCGTGCTGGTGGCTACTCTTCATTGTTTGTATTGCTGGTTGGTTCATTAGGCATCCTGGTTGGTTATCTTATGAAGAGAACGTAG
- the LOC110622214 gene encoding putative lipid-binding protein At4g00165, with protein MGCKAAALLILLNLIFLACASSDKAPACPPPKVPSSSPPSAPKKQAKCPRDTLKFGVCGSWLGLVYEVVGTKPSKECCSLIKGLADLEAALCLCTAIKANVVGVAKLQVPVAISLLLSACGKQVPEGFKCA; from the coding sequence ATGGGTTGTAAGGCAGCGGCTCTTTTGATTCTTCTTAATCTCATATTTCTCGCTTGCGCTTCTTCTGATAAGGCACCAGCATGTCCCCCTCCAAAAGTGCCCTCTTCATCACCTCCCTCTGCACCAAAGAAGCAGGCCAAATGCCCCAGGGATACGCTGAAGTTTGGGGTTTGTGGCAGCTGGTTAGGGTTGGTTTACGAGGTTGTTGGGACTAAACCAAGCAAGGAATGCTGTAGCCTCATTAAAGGCCTTGCGGATCTCGAAGCTGCATTGTGTTTATGCACAGCTATAAAGGCTAATGTGGTAGGAGTTGCCAAACTTCAAGTGCCTGTTGCTATTAGCTTGCTTCTTAGTGCATGTGGGAAACAGGTTCCTGAAGGCTTCAAGTGTGCTTAG